In Clupea harengus chromosome 13, Ch_v2.0.2, whole genome shotgun sequence, one DNA window encodes the following:
- the LOC105890919 gene encoding reticulon-4-like isoform X5 codes for MDAKRVVDLLYWRDVKTTGAVFGANLLLLFSLTMCSIISVLSYVALALLSVTITFRIYKGILQAIQKSDEGHPFKLYLDKDVALSDEAVQKYSDLALGRMNSGLIELRRLFLVEDLVDSLKFAVFMWILTYIGALFNGLTLLILGLVSAFGCPLVYEKHQTQIDHYLALVNNQIKDIVAKVQAKVPGLKKKAE; via the exons ATGGATGCCAAACGGG TGGTAGACCTCCTGTACTGGCGCGATGTCAAGACTACCGGCGCGGTGTTTGGGGCAAACCTACTGCTTCTGTTCTCCCTGACCATGTGCAGCATCATCAGCGTGCTCTCCTACGTGGCTCttgccctcctctctgtcaccaTCACCTTCAGGATATACAAGGGCATTCTCCAGGCCATCCAGAAATCTGACGAGGGTCACCCATTCAA ACTGTACCTGGATAAAGACGTGGCATTGTCTGATGAGGCGGTTCAGAAGTACAGCGACCTGGCACTGGGCCGCATGAACTCCGGCCTCATTGAACTGCGACGACTCTTCCTGGTTGAAGATCTGGTGGATTCCCTTAAG tttgCTGTGTTCATGTGGATCCTGACCTACATTGGTGCCTTGTTCAATGGACTTACCCTGCTCATCCTCG GTCTGGTTTCAGCATTCGGTTGTCCACTTGTCTATGAAAAGCACCAG ACACAAATTGATCATTACTTGGCCCTGGTTAACAACCAGATTAAAGACATTGTTGCGAA GGTCCAGGCGAAAGTGCCTGGTCTGAAGAAGAAGGCGGAGTGA
- the LOC105890919 gene encoding reticulon-4-like isoform X4, producing the protein MENTDSQPGPNWKEKVVDLLYWRDVKTTGAVFGANLLLLFSLTMCSIISVLSYVALALLSVTITFRIYKGILQAIQKSDEGHPFKLYLDKDVALSDEAVQKYSDLALGRMNSGLIELRRLFLVEDLVDSLKFAVFMWILTYIGALFNGLTLLILGLVSAFGCPLVYEKHQTQIDHYLALVNNQIKDIVAKVQAKVPGLKKKAE; encoded by the exons ATGGAGAATACGGACAGCCAGCCCGGACCTAACTGGAAAGAGAAGG TGGTAGACCTCCTGTACTGGCGCGATGTCAAGACTACCGGCGCGGTGTTTGGGGCAAACCTACTGCTTCTGTTCTCCCTGACCATGTGCAGCATCATCAGCGTGCTCTCCTACGTGGCTCttgccctcctctctgtcaccaTCACCTTCAGGATATACAAGGGCATTCTCCAGGCCATCCAGAAATCTGACGAGGGTCACCCATTCAA ACTGTACCTGGATAAAGACGTGGCATTGTCTGATGAGGCGGTTCAGAAGTACAGCGACCTGGCACTGGGCCGCATGAACTCCGGCCTCATTGAACTGCGACGACTCTTCCTGGTTGAAGATCTGGTGGATTCCCTTAAG tttgCTGTGTTCATGTGGATCCTGACCTACATTGGTGCCTTGTTCAATGGACTTACCCTGCTCATCCTCG GTCTGGTTTCAGCATTCGGTTGTCCACTTGTCTATGAAAAGCACCAG ACACAAATTGATCATTACTTGGCCCTGGTTAACAACCAGATTAAAGACATTGTTGCGAA GGTCCAGGCGAAAGTGCCTGGTCTGAAGAAGAAGGCGGAGTGA